The genomic DNA gacacaaatctcatctgcgcatgctcaggaatggtaacaccacgtgtcaatcgggtacacgttcTGGTCTACGTGAGaaataactgttaaggcacttaatctcttccttatgtaaagtaatcgaaggctgactcacgcacgcacttccaccattatagatatgccatgcctctaccataagacgcgtatcttcattcttatgcctgtacagtatcgcgcattcatctaactctggcttgcagttacaatctcggcaatgtagcgaaagattagaaggcgatccaccggttaacgaccttttatgctccattagcctctgattgatacaccgtccagtttgccctacgtagaactggccacagctaaggggaatttgataaaccacacccatacgacattcagtaaaactgttgttcttattgtgcttcactggacaagtatctgttcgttttttgcctttaacccgctcctttttattctgtacggcagcgcatatcttacctagcttattgggaccagtgaaagcaacattaacatcatatctactagcaacttttttaagcctgtgcgacactgaatgaatatacggaatagccactactctttttttgcgattactgctctctgtaattacgtccgtccctctcgaaaccgacttctttaggcgctcagctacagtggccaccactacactaggataacctgcttctaataggcgccggacctgcgcattaaaactggcgctcattttgtgcaagcaagatcttgtgagggaagacttaaggcacgacatggcgattccgtttttcactaatttagaatgcttggattgaaagtttagcaacggcttcgaagatcttgggcattactgccaacaaacatgattttgttcgaagatcaaggaaatgtcaagacactgaattacgcgtcgctgaggtaattccttcgTAAACtttaagatatgcgctgccgtacagaataaaaaggagcgggttaaaggcaaaaaacgaacagatacttatccagtgaagcacaataagaacaacagttttactgaatgtcgtatgggtgtggtttatcaaattccccttagctgtggccagttctacgtagggcaaacgggacggtgtatcaatcagaggctaatggagcataaaaggtcgttaaccggtggatcgccttctaatctttcgctacattgccgagattgtaactgcatgccagagttagatgaatgcgcgatactgtacatgCATAAGAATGAAgctacgcgtcttatggtagaggcatggcatatctataatggtggaagtgcgtgcgtgagtcagccttcgattactttacataaggaagagattaagtgccttaacagttatctctcacgtagaccagaacgtgtacccgattgacacgtggtgttaccattcctgagcatgcgcagatgagttttgtgtcttctttcatttttcgcctcagtgctcccttcagttgatagtcggcgttcgtgttgtccacttctctactcttgtgtcctgtctgcacgcctcacttctattttgcattatgaatccttaccaactagctcagctttctgtcgttctaagcttcatttctagtactctgagcccttttccttgttcccctacttatctgcacaatcctgcttcgttagcttccttaattgcgatatgtatgttccgcgctagaagcatgtcgtggtttagtcgtaatcgtgtcgtcccattggaagttcaaatgatgtgcggctttcttcaaccatcaactgggcatgccaggaggattggagctattcttaccgctgaatcatggcgccaagttaggttctaccaggagtgtctaagggtccgttgcgcggccctgggagATGGTCACCTTTGGAACCGCCCTTACAACGATTGGAATAAGTTAGCCATGCAACatgcggacttcctatggaggatgaaacttccggagcttcaacaaagtaagaggaaacacctttctaataattcaccggAAAATAATGTACTGGTCCTTGGAGACGCCATagtaagtgataaccatagaagaacccttgctttaggccctaagcactgttttaagcctaacataaaacccgttgaagttttaagcttaccgcgctgcataagcaggttcgttccggaagaagaacgctcacgctgtatttcggattgcattgctagccttaaacaatctaattcccatttgaagacgcctgaccctgtccgaccgttagttgattaccttgtggagcataaacttagacctgtaatatctgacaaggaaggttatttcgtaattatgccagatgacgtgttttcagaaaaagcgatttcagccatagaaaagaatttgcaaccagtcaaactcaagccttcggtagttaagcaacgtgcggttgacctcttgtcaagacataatcttgataggcttgtttgtaatgtgaagaaagctaaatccctcaccttagaactgtttttctcggccaagacccataaacaagaaattccttttcgtgctatagtgtcagagaaagggacgtggcaggtctgtgtcgctagttacctacagaactgcctagcttcactaattttttcagatcccttttgcctacgtaattctcaggcgctagttcactatttaagagaggagaatccgggtgattgtacagcttttagtatggatatcgaagacctgtattattccttgccgcatgacgggttgctaagttccgtaaatgagtgcattaaagaacaagtgcaagagtcggcttttattgacagatgcggtgtttccacgggagcttttctagaaattctttcaatgtacttgaagtcaacgctgattgggtggagagatggcgtttttctgcagaaatcaggcatttgcattggctcaaaggttgcccctattcttagcaacatttacctgagtaaggttgacaactgcttagagaaagccttaggtgatagtgTTATCAatatatttcgttacgttgatgattacctgattttctgcaatagggaagaattagactctgctgctacctcggtaagtgagcaatttaaactttatgggggaggattaaagtttaccaaggaattacctcagcgacgcgtaattcagtttcttgacatttccttgatcttcgaacaaaatcatgtttgttggcagtactccccaagatcttcgaagccgttgctaaactttcaatccaagcattctaaattagtgaaaaacggaatcgccatgtcgtgccttaagtcttccctcacaagatcttgcttgcacaaaatgagcgacagttttaatgcgcaggtccggcgcctattagaagcacgttatcctagtgtagcggtggccactgtagcttagcgcctaaagaagtcggtttcgagagggacggacgtaattacagagaGCAATAATCgcaagagtagtggctattccgtatattcattcagtgtcgcacaggcttaaaaaagttgctagtagatatgatgttaatgttgctttcactgctcccaataatctaggtaagatatgcgctgccgtacagaataaaaaggagcgggttaaaggcaaaaaacgaacagatacttgtccagtgaagcacaataagaacaacagttttactgaatgtagTATGGGTGTGGTTtttcaaattccccttagctgtggccagttctacgtagggcaaactggacggtgtatcaatcagaggctaatggagcataaaaggtcgttaaccggtggatcgccttctaatctttcgctacattgccgagattgtaactgcaagccagagttagatgaatgcgcgataccgTACATgcataggaatgaagatacgcgtcttatggtagaggcatggcatatctataatggtggaagtgcgtgcgtgagtcagccttcgattactttacataaggaagagattaagtgccttaacagttatctctcacgtagaccagcacgtgtacccgattgacacgtggtgttaccattcctgagcatgcgcagatgagttttgtgtcttctttcatttttcgcctcagtgctcccttcagttgatagtcggcgttcgtgttgtccacttctctactcttgtgtcctgtctgcacgcctcacttctattttgcattagtGAACAACCTTCTTTTATCCATTTCGAAACGCCCCCCCCCCTAATCTCACGCTATTCTAAAAGAAGCTAAGCTTCACATTTTTAATCATAAAAATACATCTTTATTGCGTAGACCTCCCATGGACTTGCTGAGTTTCCGCTGCCTGGTGGCGTCGCGGGGTAGACAGGTGATGTAGGGGTGGTGCATACACATTTACACCTGTCGCAGAAGGATAACTTTTGTAAAGGCGTAAAATCAAAAGGAATGCTTTTGCTTATGTTGGCTTAATTGCGCAAAATAAATGTACACACATTATCTTGAGATGGGGAGTGTACGTGACTTTCTTGACGTCTCCTGAGAGACAGGAGAAGTGGGCATGGCCCCCAAATTATTGCACTAATCCGGGAGGGCCGATGCGAGAATGGAACATATACATCTTCGAAAAGGTTTGTTTTGGATCCCGATGTTTTAATAACTGATATGAGCTAATCTTCCGACACGCATCTCAGTACCGTTGTGCAGCTGAGCTCCAGGACGTGGGTGCTTAGCTGGCCGCGGCTGCCGTACTCCGATAGGGCATAATAAAAGAAAGCGCCCATGtgccgtgcattgagtgcacggtaaagaaccccagacgGTTAAAATTGTTCTCGTGGTCCCCGCTGTGGTGTGCCTTCTAATCTtatcgtggttttgacatgttAGAAACCTAAGTGTAACATAATAATGCTTCATTTTTGCTCTTTGTTAGCTATTTCTTTGTTAGTTTCTTTTAACGCAAGTAACATACCCTCCATTTCTCACTGCTTTTTGCGCATCACTTGCACCATCTGTCACAGAATCTTTTGTACCTTAAGGCAGTTTCCTGTCCCAGGATTTGAGGAAGGATAACAATTTTGTGGGTGCAAGCAAGTAAGGGCCAGGAAAACAATTTTTAAACCTAGTGTAGCCGTATGCACGATATTCGCGGTCCAAGACAACAATAAAAATTGCACTTCCATGCCCTCATAAAAATGCTCCAGTATCGCTGAGCCGATACGCGCTCTCCATGCACAACGCTAGACTGCATGCGTGTGGTGACCTTAAAATTTGCTGCCCTTTTGCGAACGCAGGCGATGGCCGCGTTCCCCAACATTGCCATGGCCTACACGTCAAGCGACGACGCGGAATTCCAGTGTCTCACCAGCACGCTAACCTACTTGAATGAAGAAACAAAGGAGGGCACCTACGTTTGGTACTTCAAGAGCCCCGTCGATCATCACACGTAAGAAACTTGGGAGTGGTGCCATGGTAAAAAGATGGCAAGACAAAGCTATCCAACGACAAGGACTCGCTTGCGCTGCACGTTTCAAAGAATGTTACAGCAACGCTAGAATACTAGGCTGGCAAGTTGGCATACGCCATACTGTTGCCTAACTGCTGCCCTGTATTTGGACAATCTTTCGTTTTGTCTCA from Dermacentor albipictus isolate Rhodes 1998 colony chromosome 7, USDA_Dalb.pri_finalv2, whole genome shotgun sequence includes the following:
- the LOC139048082 gene encoding uncharacterized protein isoform X1, whose protein sequence is MNPYQLAQLSVVLSFISSTLSPFPCSPTYLHNPASLASLIAICMFRARSMSWFSRNRVVPLEVQMMCGFLQPSTGHARRIGAILTAESWRQVRFYQECLRVRCAALGDGHLWNRPYNDWNKLAMQHADFLWRMKLPELQQSKRKHLSNNSPENNVLVLGDAIAMAAFPNIAMAYTSSDDAEFQCLTSTLTYLNEETKEGTYVWYFKSPVDHHTVIKESTFEISPGETQDQVHFLLDNDQCDLYTAYFNYTDYENCVVTIIPYYGDNLCILWVAMDTVDKIPESCLGAYHETCPIEYRAYDSDICEK
- the LOC139048082 gene encoding uncharacterized protein isoform X2, with the protein product MGVVFQIPLSCGQFYVGQTGRCINQRLMEHKRSLTGGSPSNLSLHCRDCNCKPELDECAIPYMHRNEDTRLMVEAWHIYNGGSACAMAAFPNIAMAYTSSDDAEFQCLTSTLTYLNEETKEGTYVWYFKSPVDHHTVIKESTFEISPGETQDQVHFLLDNDQCDLYTAYFNYTDYENCVVTIIPYYGDNLCILWVAMDTVDKIPESCLGAYHETCPIEYRAYDSDICEK